Proteins encoded together in one Manis pentadactyla isolate mManPen7 chromosome 6, mManPen7.hap1, whole genome shotgun sequence window:
- the NDUFB3 gene encoding NADH dehydrogenase [ubiquinone] 1 beta subcomplex subunit 3, with translation MAHEHGHEHGHSKMELPDYKQWKIEGTPLETVQKKLAARGLRDPWGRNEAWRYMGGFSNNVSFVGALLKGFKWGFAAFVVAVGAEYYLESQNKDKKHH, from the exons ATGGCCCATGAACATGGACATGAACATGGTCACAGTAAAATGGAACTTCCAGATTATAAACAATGGAAGATTGAAGGGACACCATTAGAAACTGTCCAGAAAAAGCTGGCTGCACGAGGGCTAAGGGATCCATGGGGCCG cAATGAAGCTTGGAGATACATGGGTGGCTTTTCAAACAATGTTTCCTTTGTTGGTGCACTATTAAAAGGATTCAAATGGGGATTTGCTGCATTTGTGGTAGCTGTAGGGGCTGAATATTACCTGGAGTCCCAGAATAAAGATAAGAAGCACCACTGA